In one window of Nothobranchius furzeri strain GRZ-AD chromosome 11, NfurGRZ-RIMD1, whole genome shotgun sequence DNA:
- the LOC107396785 gene encoding profilin-2 isoform X2: protein MSWQSYVENLMADGSCQDSAIVGYTDAKYVWAAHPGGTFNNITSQEIDVLVGKDRETFYTNGLTLGSKKCSVLRDSLHYDGDWTMDIRTKSQGGEPTYNISVGRAGKVLVLVMGKEGVHGGGLNKKAYSMAKYLRDSGF from the exons ATGTCTTGGCAAAGCTACGTGGAAAACCTGATGGCCGATGGCAGCTGTCAGGATAGCGCCATTGTTGGTTATACGGACGCCAAATATGTTTGGGCAGCGCATCCCGGTGGTACGTTCAACAATATCACG TCTCAGGAAATTGATGTCCTTGTGGGAAAGGACAGGGAGACTTTTTACACCAATGGTCTCACTCTGGGGTCAAAGAAATGCTCTGTCCTCCGAGACAGCCTCCATTATGATGGGGACTGGACAATGGACATCAGGACAAAGAGCCAGGGAGGAGAACCAACATACAATATTTCTGTGGGAAGAGCTGGAAAAG TTTTGGTTCTTGTAATGGGCAAAGAAGGGGTCCATGGAGGCGGATTGAATAAGAAGGCTTACTCGATGGCAAAATACTTGAGGGATTCAGGGTTTTAA
- the LOC107396785 gene encoding profilin-2 isoform X1 → MSWQSYVENLMADGSCQDSAIVGYTDAKYVWAAHPGGTFNNITSQEIDVLVGKDRETFYTNGLTLGSKKCSVLRDSLHYDGDWTMDIRTKSQGGEPTYNISVGRAGKALVLVMGKEAVHGGTLNKKAHSMADYLRKSGY, encoded by the exons ATGTCTTGGCAAAGCTACGTGGAAAACCTGATGGCCGATGGCAGCTGTCAGGATAGCGCCATTGTTGGTTATACGGACGCCAAATATGTTTGGGCAGCGCATCCCGGTGGTACGTTCAACAATATCACG TCTCAGGAAATTGATGTCCTTGTGGGAAAGGACAGGGAGACTTTTTACACCAATGGTCTCACTCTGGGGTCAAAGAAATGCTCTGTCCTCCGAGACAGCCTCCATTATGATGGGGACTGGACAATGGACATCAGGACAAAGAGCCAGGGAGGAGAACCAACATACAATATTTCTGTGGGAAGAGCTGGAAAAG CATTGGTTTTAGTCATGGGAAAGGAGGCGGTCCATGGTGGAACTCTTAACAAGAAAGCACATTCAATGGCTGACTACCTGAGGAAGTCTGGATACTAA